In Symmachiella dynata, the following are encoded in one genomic region:
- the polA gene encoding DNA polymerase I: MTSQPRSFYIIDTFSLIFQVFHALPEMTSPQGQPTNAVYGVTRDLITILRDRKPDWLIAAMDVRGENKRNEIYTEYKTNRSAMPEELVPQIAMIEELLAGFGVPALGIPGWEADDVIATLVEMVADQDVEVTVITSDKDIRQLLSPKVRLYNFRKNQYLDEADLMKDWGVRPEQVVDFQALVGDSIDNVPGVPLVGPKKASALIEKFGTLEDILAHADEAPGAKLRENLKTFADQARVSKTLVTLRRDLPLEVDWDAARAGQLQLPVLQEFFQQCGFRRFIDEIKTLAPEAAAPAPPPAVERSWKLIDDADKFSEFLAQLEQQTQFCVDLETTGLDAVRADIVGWAFSWDGAEGFYLPVQAPDGQATLDADEVRDALRPILENPEIEVCNQNIKYDMLVLRRAGIELRGVGVDSMVGSYLLDAGARSHGLDELARRYLQHEMIPISELIGKGKSQIKISEVDVDKVGEYAAEDAQIAWQLTQRITAELKREELWDLYWDLERPLISILTDMEFRGIRIDVELLKSLSVEFTERLQTIEAEIYEEAGHEFNIASTKQLAVVLFEELGLPVIKKTKTGASTDQEVLEKLALQHSLPAKLTEFRQLSKLKSTYVDALPEMVNPDTGRIHASFNQVVAATGRLSSSDPNLQNIPIRTDAGRRIRQAFIPGEPGWKLLCADYSQVELRMLAHFSQDPALLAAFERGDDIHTAVAAEVFHVAPEAVDSDMRRIAKAVNFGVIYGQSPYGLAVNLGISQAEASDFIEGYFSRYEGVDKFLRKLLERCSQNGYATTIRGRRREIRGIRSGLGRQRNLPERTAINTVIQGSAADLIKQAMIQTHQRIQQEQHSGVMLLQIHDELVFEVPETDLGSLSELVREEMESALNLDVPLKVDLSVGNTWLDVEKLD, translated from the coding sequence ATGACGTCTCAGCCGCGATCTTTTTATATCATCGATACCTTTTCGTTAATCTTTCAAGTCTTTCACGCCTTGCCGGAGATGACCAGTCCACAGGGGCAGCCGACCAATGCGGTCTATGGCGTGACGCGGGATTTGATCACGATTCTTCGTGACCGCAAGCCCGATTGGCTGATTGCTGCGATGGATGTACGGGGGGAGAACAAACGCAACGAGATTTATACCGAGTACAAAACCAACCGCTCGGCGATGCCCGAAGAATTGGTGCCGCAAATCGCGATGATCGAAGAGTTGTTGGCCGGGTTCGGCGTGCCGGCGTTGGGGATTCCCGGCTGGGAGGCGGACGACGTGATTGCCACGCTGGTCGAGATGGTCGCCGACCAGGATGTCGAAGTCACGGTGATTACCAGCGACAAGGATATCCGGCAACTGCTCAGCCCCAAGGTGAGGCTGTACAACTTCCGCAAGAATCAATATCTCGACGAAGCGGACCTGATGAAGGATTGGGGCGTCAGGCCGGAGCAGGTGGTTGATTTCCAAGCTTTAGTAGGGGACTCCATCGACAACGTACCGGGCGTCCCGCTGGTAGGCCCGAAAAAGGCGAGTGCTCTGATCGAAAAATTCGGGACACTGGAAGATATCCTCGCCCACGCCGACGAAGCGCCGGGGGCAAAACTGCGGGAAAACCTCAAGACATTTGCCGATCAGGCCCGCGTTAGTAAAACGCTCGTGACTTTGCGGCGAGATTTGCCGCTCGAGGTCGATTGGGATGCCGCCAGGGCAGGGCAGTTGCAACTGCCGGTGCTACAAGAATTCTTCCAACAATGCGGATTTCGCCGCTTCATCGATGAGATCAAAACGCTCGCCCCAGAAGCCGCAGCACCAGCCCCCCCGCCAGCGGTCGAGCGTTCTTGGAAATTGATCGACGATGCCGACAAGTTCAGCGAATTCCTCGCACAGCTTGAGCAACAAACACAGTTCTGCGTCGATCTAGAAACGACCGGACTCGATGCCGTCCGCGCGGACATCGTCGGCTGGGCATTCAGTTGGGACGGTGCGGAGGGTTTCTATCTGCCCGTGCAAGCTCCTGACGGACAGGCAACTTTGGATGCGGATGAGGTTCGCGATGCCCTGCGTCCGATTTTGGAAAATCCCGAAATCGAAGTCTGCAATCAAAACATCAAATACGACATGCTGGTGTTGCGGCGGGCGGGGATTGAGTTGCGAGGCGTGGGTGTCGATTCGATGGTCGGGAGTTACCTGCTCGATGCGGGGGCGCGGAGTCACGGCTTGGATGAACTTGCTCGGCGGTATCTGCAACACGAGATGATCCCCATCAGCGAGTTGATCGGCAAAGGCAAATCGCAAATCAAAATCTCCGAAGTCGATGTCGACAAGGTCGGTGAATACGCGGCAGAGGATGCGCAAATCGCCTGGCAACTCACGCAGCGTATTACAGCGGAATTGAAGAGAGAGGAGCTATGGGATCTGTATTGGGACCTGGAGCGGCCGCTGATCAGTATTTTGACCGACATGGAGTTTCGCGGGATCCGCATCGACGTCGAACTCCTGAAGTCCCTGAGTGTCGAATTCACTGAACGCTTGCAGACGATCGAAGCAGAGATCTACGAAGAAGCGGGGCACGAATTCAACATCGCCTCGACCAAACAGTTGGCGGTCGTGCTGTTCGAAGAACTCGGACTGCCGGTTATCAAAAAAACGAAAACCGGGGCGAGTACCGATCAGGAGGTGTTGGAAAAGCTGGCGCTACAGCATTCCTTGCCCGCCAAACTGACGGAGTTTCGCCAACTCAGCAAGCTGAAAAGCACCTACGTCGATGCACTGCCCGAAATGGTCAATCCCGACACCGGCCGCATTCACGCGTCGTTTAACCAGGTGGTAGCGGCCACGGGGCGGCTTAGTTCCAGCGATCCGAATTTGCAGAATATACCGATTCGCACCGATGCGGGCCGACGGATTCGTCAGGCGTTCATTCCGGGCGAACCGGGTTGGAAGTTGTTGTGTGCGGACTATTCTCAGGTGGAATTGCGGATGTTGGCACATTTCAGCCAGGACCCGGCATTATTGGCGGCATTTGAGCGCGGCGACGACATTCACACGGCTGTCGCAGCTGAAGTGTTCCACGTCGCCCCCGAAGCGGTCGATTCGGACATGCGGCGGATTGCCAAAGCGGTCAACTTTGGCGTGATTTACGGCCAGAGTCCCTACGGACTGGCTGTTAACCTAGGCATCAGCCAGGCAGAAGCTTCCGATTTTATCGAGGGCTATTTTAGCCGTTACGAAGGAGTCGACAAATTTCTGCGGAAATTACTGGAACGTTGTTCTCAAAACGGATATGCTACGACTATACGTGGACGCCGTCGTGAAATACGCGGTATCCGCTCCGGCCTGGGCCGCCAACGAAATCTTCCTGAGCGAACCGCAATCAACACGGTGATTCAGGGATCCGCGGCGGATCTCATCAAACAGGCCATGATTCAAACCCACCAACGTATCCAACAGGAACAGCACAGCGGTGTGATGCTCCTGCAAATCCACGATGAACTGGTTTTCGAAGTTCCCGAAACAGACTTAGGGAGTTTGAGCGAACTTGTTCGAGAAGAAATGGAATCGGCCCTCAATCTGGATGTCCCCTTGAAAGTCGACCTCAGTGTTGGAAACACATGGTTGGATGTCGAGAAACTAGATTGA
- a CDS encoding DUF1963 domain-containing protein: MPAKKIIQFHAVEQPITEAVTKFGGQPVWIDEPEWPLSESQDEPMMFIGQIAIEPELFPDAQGKMAYLFMTDSEEHGSNTPTWDPDGGENAIVIQPGGEVWVETEPLSEGPTLNLRGPSSTSPREYRVTCVEGYDADFLPAHEQSDLSQAEKETKFGKLEESKIGGTPIFIQSDEFPGDDWQLLFQLYSDNVPFDLHFGDSGIGYGFISADGDEGKFLWQSF; the protein is encoded by the coding sequence ATGCCAGCAAAGAAAATTATTCAGTTTCACGCAGTCGAGCAACCAATCACAGAGGCCGTTACAAAATTCGGTGGGCAGCCAGTTTGGATTGACGAACCCGAGTGGCCGCTCAGCGAGTCACAGGATGAACCAATGATGTTTATTGGTCAAATCGCGATCGAACCGGAACTCTTTCCTGATGCCCAAGGGAAAATGGCCTATCTCTTCATGACGGACAGTGAAGAACATGGCAGCAACACGCCAACCTGGGATCCTGACGGCGGGGAGAATGCGATTGTCATTCAGCCCGGTGGAGAGGTTTGGGTGGAGACCGAGCCGCTGAGTGAGGGGCCAACATTGAACCTAAGAGGGCCGTCATCGACGAGCCCACGGGAGTATCGAGTCACGTGCGTCGAGGGATATGATGCAGATTTTCTCCCCGCACATGAGCAAAGTGATCTGTCACAAGCTGAAAAAGAAACGAAGTTCGGAAAACTCGAAGAAAGCAAAATTGGCGGAACTCCTATTTTCATTCAGAGCGACGAATTCCCCGGCGACGATTGGCAATTACTCTTTCAACTCTATTCGGACAATGTCCCATTTGATTTGCACTTTGGCGATTCGGGAATTGGCTACGGATTTATTTCCGCAGATGGTGATGAAGGAAAATTCCTCTGGCAGAGCTTTTAG
- a CDS encoding beta-ketoacyl-[acyl-carrier-protein] synthase family protein yields MSDGHESRTNVVITGAGVVSPIGIGLEAFTDSLLNGKSGISEFQLFEEGILPSHIGGEVSDFNNETVRNFLPKKGRRSLKVMCREIQLGVVASHQAIENAGVSNGEIASERFGVEFGANLMFSPPTVLKDACLSCWDLDENNFHFEEWGTTGLSKMEPLWLLQYLPNMPACHIGIFYDLRGPSNSQTMDEASGNIVLGEAVRIIERGAADAMVAAATGTRLHPVKTVHAVMWDTVAKADNPAEACRPFEKNRSGQVIAEGACSLILESEEHANARGANILGRILGTGTACVTSPNLIGDTKKSLVIAMQKALKSAGLTPDDIGHINAHGLGVIETDRDEAAAINEVFGGCKNPVPVTSLKSYFGNSGASCGMLEIAGSLMGLQSGVVPPTLNYDTPDPECPINVISGEPLKTENRTFLNIDVTRQGQASAAVIQAN; encoded by the coding sequence ATGAGTGACGGTCACGAATCCCGAACCAACGTCGTCATCACCGGCGCCGGCGTCGTCAGCCCTATCGGGATCGGTCTGGAAGCGTTCACCGACAGCCTATTAAACGGCAAAAGCGGCATTAGCGAGTTCCAACTCTTTGAAGAGGGAATCCTACCGTCGCACATCGGCGGCGAAGTCTCCGACTTTAACAACGAGACGGTGCGGAACTTCCTCCCCAAAAAGGGGCGCCGAAGCCTCAAAGTCATGTGCCGCGAAATCCAACTCGGTGTCGTCGCGTCACACCAAGCGATCGAAAATGCCGGCGTTAGCAATGGCGAAATCGCCTCGGAACGCTTCGGTGTGGAATTCGGCGCCAACTTGATGTTCAGCCCGCCCACCGTCCTGAAGGATGCCTGCCTCAGTTGCTGGGATCTCGATGAGAACAATTTCCACTTCGAAGAATGGGGCACGACCGGCCTCAGCAAAATGGAACCGCTGTGGCTATTGCAATACTTGCCCAACATGCCGGCCTGCCACATCGGAATTTTCTACGATCTCCGCGGCCCCAGCAACTCACAAACTATGGACGAAGCTTCCGGCAATATTGTGCTGGGAGAAGCAGTGCGGATCATCGAACGCGGCGCCGCCGATGCGATGGTCGCTGCTGCGACAGGAACGCGACTGCATCCCGTAAAGACCGTTCACGCGGTGATGTGGGATACGGTCGCCAAAGCCGACAACCCGGCCGAAGCCTGCCGCCCGTTTGAGAAAAACCGCAGCGGCCAGGTCATTGCCGAAGGAGCCTGCTCGCTGATCCTCGAATCCGAAGAGCATGCCAACGCACGCGGCGCGAACATCCTCGGCCGCATCCTGGGAACCGGCACCGCCTGCGTAACAAGCCCCAACTTGATTGGCGACACGAAAAAATCGTTGGTGATCGCCATGCAAAAGGCACTCAAGAGCGCCGGCCTAACTCCCGACGACATCGGCCACATCAATGCACACGGCCTGGGCGTGATCGAAACCGACCGCGACGAAGCGGCCGCAATCAACGAAGTCTTCGGTGGCTGCAAAAACCCGGTCCCGGTCACATCGCTGAAGAGCTACTTCGGAAACTCCGGCGCCAGCTGCGGCATGCTGGAAATCGCCGGTTCACTCATGGGCCTGCAATCCGGTGTCGTCCCCCCCACGCTGAACTACGACACCCCCGACCCCGAATGCCCAATCAACGTCATCTCCGGCGAACCGCTGAAAACGGAAAACCGCACGTTCCTAAACATCGACGTCACTCGCCAAGGCCAAGCCAGCGCAGCGGTCATCCAAGCGAACTAG
- the rpmF gene encoding 50S ribosomal protein L32 produces MAVPKRKQSHSRSAKRRSHNAIKPAQINYCAQCGTATKSHAVCPNCGYYHGRTLVDDE; encoded by the coding sequence ATGGCAGTTCCTAAGAGAAAACAGTCACATTCGCGTTCGGCAAAACGCCGCAGTCACAATGCGATTAAACCGGCTCAGATCAACTACTGCGCTCAGTGCGGTACGGCGACGAAGAGCCACGCCGTCTGTCCGAATTGCGGGTATTATCATGGTCGGACTTTGGTCGACGATGAATAA
- the plsX gene encoding phosphate acyltransferase PlsX, with amino-acid sequence MRTALDAMGGDHAPQPNIDGAIAALQGDPNLEVVLVGEEGLLEDLVGKSGYSGERLEIRHADGVVEMCEKPTDALRSKPNCSIAVCWQMMASRDVDAVVSAGHTGAVVAAGLRTRLFLKGVKRPGIAVAVPTIAGQSVLMDVGANPAARPEHLYQYGIMGEIYAREVLEVQDVRVGLMNIGSEDGKGTELVQEAHALLSTRPLKDRYIGNVEGRGVYQGEADVIICEGFVGNVVLKVSEGVAQMMLGTVAKTVVENLSSEREHAGNLLRKMSQRFVHNESGGAPLLGIDGICIIGHGSSNAQSITNALRVATTFRDRRINSQIVEAIAAHKVS; translated from the coding sequence ATGCGTACGGCATTGGACGCGATGGGCGGCGATCACGCCCCACAGCCGAATATTGATGGTGCAATCGCAGCTCTTCAAGGTGACCCGAATCTGGAGGTCGTCTTGGTGGGTGAAGAGGGATTGCTGGAAGATCTCGTCGGAAAGTCGGGGTATTCCGGAGAGCGGTTGGAAATCCGACACGCGGACGGTGTCGTCGAGATGTGCGAAAAGCCGACCGACGCGCTCCGCAGCAAACCCAATTGTTCGATTGCCGTCTGTTGGCAAATGATGGCCAGTCGCGATGTCGACGCTGTGGTCAGTGCCGGCCATACCGGCGCGGTCGTGGCAGCAGGCCTGAGGACGCGTTTGTTTCTCAAAGGGGTGAAGCGCCCCGGCATCGCGGTCGCGGTGCCGACGATTGCCGGCCAATCGGTGCTGATGGATGTGGGGGCCAATCCGGCGGCGCGGCCTGAACACCTTTACCAATACGGGATTATGGGCGAGATTTACGCCCGCGAAGTGTTGGAGGTCCAAGACGTCCGTGTCGGGTTGATGAACATCGGCAGCGAGGACGGAAAAGGGACCGAGCTTGTGCAGGAAGCGCACGCGTTGTTGTCCACTCGACCATTGAAAGATCGATATATCGGCAATGTCGAGGGCCGCGGTGTTTACCAAGGTGAAGCGGACGTGATTATTTGCGAGGGATTCGTGGGGAACGTCGTGCTGAAAGTCAGCGAAGGTGTGGCCCAAATGATGTTGGGGACCGTGGCGAAAACCGTGGTCGAGAATCTTTCCTCCGAGCGCGAACATGCGGGCAATTTGTTACGGAAGATGAGTCAGCGTTTTGTGCACAATGAGTCAGGTGGTGCTCCGTTGTTGGGGATCGACGGAATTTGTATTATCGGTCATGGCTCAAGCAACGCACAGTCGATCACCAATGCATTGCGCGTGGCAACGACGTTCCGCGACCGCCGCATCAATTCACAGATCGTCGAAGCGATTGCCGCACACAAAGTCTCTTAG
- the fabD gene encoding ACP S-malonyltransferase yields MSKTAFLFPGQGAQHVGMGKTISEKYPAARALYEQAGEILGFDLAQLCFEGPQEKLNATDISQPAIFVSSLAAVEMLRAESPEVVDECAVTAGLSLGEYTALVFAGAMSFEDGLKVVQRRGQAMQAAAEATPSGMVSLLLLQREQVEELVQEASSAGAIQIANYLCPGNIVVSGEQAACARIAELAEAAGGKPAPLAVAGAFHTDLMKPADTLLAEALAGVTISTPRIPVVSNVDAAAHESGEIADLLVRQVISPVLWEDSIRGLLQDGVDQFYEVGPGKVLRGLLKRIARKVPCETVNDS; encoded by the coding sequence GTGAGCAAAACTGCATTTTTATTTCCCGGCCAAGGCGCTCAGCACGTCGGCATGGGCAAAACGATATCGGAAAAATATCCCGCCGCACGCGCACTCTACGAGCAGGCGGGAGAAATCCTGGGATTCGATCTGGCACAGCTCTGCTTCGAAGGTCCGCAAGAGAAGCTGAATGCCACCGACATTAGCCAACCTGCGATTTTTGTCAGCAGTTTGGCCGCTGTGGAAATGCTCCGTGCGGAGTCGCCCGAAGTCGTTGACGAATGTGCGGTGACCGCTGGGTTGAGTTTGGGAGAATACACCGCATTGGTTTTTGCCGGCGCCATGTCCTTTGAGGATGGGCTGAAAGTGGTCCAACGTCGCGGCCAAGCCATGCAGGCGGCTGCTGAAGCGACTCCCTCGGGAATGGTGAGCTTGTTGTTGCTGCAGCGCGAACAAGTCGAGGAATTGGTTCAAGAGGCTTCGTCGGCGGGAGCGATCCAGATCGCTAACTATTTATGTCCGGGAAATATCGTCGTGTCGGGCGAGCAAGCGGCCTGTGCGCGGATCGCCGAACTTGCCGAAGCGGCCGGAGGCAAGCCGGCACCGTTGGCCGTGGCGGGGGCATTCCACACTGATTTAATGAAGCCGGCCGATACGTTGCTGGCGGAAGCGTTGGCAGGAGTGACGATTTCTACGCCGCGGATCCCCGTGGTCTCTAACGTCGATGCGGCAGCGCATGAAAGCGGTGAAATTGCTGATTTATTGGTTCGGCAAGTGATCAGCCCGGTCTTGTGGGAAGATTCGATTCGTGGTTTACTGCAAGACGGTGTTGACCAATTTTACGAGGTCGGACCGGGGAAAGTTCTACGTGGTTTGTTGAAGCGGATCGCGCGGAAGGTTCCCTGCGAGACGGTCAATGATTCTTGA
- the acpP gene encoding acyl carrier protein: MSVEEKVFEIVSEHLGTPREEVARESAFIEDLKADSLDIVELVMEFEEEFDVTIPDEDYEKIRTVGDAIDYIEEHK; the protein is encoded by the coding sequence GTGTCAGTCGAAGAAAAGGTGTTTGAAATTGTCAGCGAGCACTTGGGGACTCCCCGCGAGGAAGTTGCCCGTGAGAGCGCGTTTATCGAGGATTTGAAAGCGGACTCGTTGGACATCGTGGAATTGGTCATGGAATTCGAAGAAGAATTCGATGTTACGATTCCGGATGAAGATTACGAGAAGATCCGCACTGTGGGCGATGCGATCGACTACATTGAGGAGCACAAGTAG
- the fabF gene encoding beta-ketoacyl-ACP synthase II, with protein MRRRVVVTGMSVVTALGNDIPEFWDNICAGKSGVGPLRRFDVSNFKVRFGGEIAEFDPSETISSRDVKRIDRFAQFALVGAHKALETSGIDLTDGDPYRHGVLIGSGIGGLQEIEQQHVKLFYRGPDRVSPFMIPKLIVNAASGNISVRFGLRGPNSAIATACASATNAIGDAFKLIQDDRADIMVTGGSESAITPMGLSGFARMNALSRRNENPQTASRPFDKDRDGFVLSEGAGIVVLEEYERARKRGATIYGEVLGYGMSADASHMTAPDPEGAGASRAMSGALRDARLELDQIDYINAHGTSTPLGDVAETTAIKSVFNSHSKKLCVSSTKSQLGHLLGASGGVEFVVGALALHHQTVPPTINLDNPDPECDLDYVPNEARTTKVRAVLSNSFGFGGHNACLVIGKMD; from the coding sequence ATGCGCAGGCGTGTTGTCGTCACGGGAATGTCAGTCGTTACGGCTCTGGGAAATGATATCCCAGAGTTTTGGGATAATATCTGCGCCGGTAAAAGCGGCGTAGGCCCCTTGCGGCGATTTGATGTTTCCAATTTCAAAGTGCGTTTCGGCGGAGAGATCGCCGAATTTGATCCGTCTGAGACCATCTCGAGTCGAGATGTCAAACGGATTGACCGCTTTGCGCAGTTTGCTCTCGTCGGTGCTCACAAGGCGCTTGAGACATCGGGGATCGACCTGACTGATGGCGATCCTTATCGTCATGGTGTGTTGATCGGTAGCGGTATCGGAGGATTGCAAGAGATTGAACAGCAACATGTGAAGCTGTTTTATCGCGGTCCTGATCGTGTCTCTCCGTTCATGATTCCCAAGTTGATCGTCAATGCGGCGAGCGGAAATATCTCCGTTCGTTTTGGCTTGCGTGGTCCCAATAGTGCGATCGCGACAGCTTGTGCTTCAGCGACGAACGCCATCGGCGATGCCTTTAAGCTGATTCAAGACGACCGCGCCGACATCATGGTGACCGGTGGGAGTGAATCAGCGATCACGCCGATGGGCCTTTCTGGTTTCGCCCGGATGAATGCCTTGTCTCGGCGAAACGAGAATCCTCAGACGGCCAGTCGTCCGTTTGATAAGGACCGTGACGGCTTCGTGCTTTCCGAAGGTGCCGGCATTGTCGTGCTTGAGGAATATGAGCGAGCCCGGAAACGGGGCGCGACGATTTACGGCGAAGTTTTAGGTTACGGCATGAGTGCCGATGCGTCGCACATGACGGCACCTGACCCTGAAGGTGCGGGAGCTTCGCGGGCGATGAGCGGCGCGCTGCGGGATGCCCGTCTTGAACTTGATCAGATCGATTACATCAACGCTCACGGAACGAGTACCCCCTTGGGGGACGTGGCTGAAACCACGGCGATCAAGTCGGTATTCAACTCGCACTCCAAAAAACTCTGCGTCTCAAGTACGAAGAGCCAACTGGGGCATCTGCTAGGTGCCTCGGGGGGAGTGGAATTTGTGGTCGGAGCGTTGGCCCTGCATCATCAGACCGTGCCACCGACCATCAATCTGGACAATCCCGATCCAGAGTGCGATCTGGACTATGTGCCCAATGAGGCGCGAACCACAAAGGTGAGAGCTGTTCTGTCGAATAGTTTTGGCTTTGGTGGGCATAACGCGTGTTTAGTCATTGGGAAAATGGACTGA
- a CDS encoding HD-GYP domain-containing protein, with amino-acid sequence MTSAVCLTSVKSPKPERRYVSIPIATLDPSSCYKLDLYEQHGSEDQYRLFRGRDFPLTADDLEKLRARGVKRLYIRTGEQQAYQSYLRDNLSNFIENESLPATQRFQILNQVTQDCLQETFERGDVSETVEASRDMGRHTVNLMSRADLVAHDVFSMIKHDFHTFTHSANVCSYSVLLAKGIGIVAPEQLEEIATGALLHDVGKIGIPYELLTKPDALSDEERELIQSHPTVGFARLCRREKLTWGQLMMVYQHHERMDGKGYPVGVKGDEIHPWGQLCAIVDVFDALTSDRPYHRGQHITEVLAYLERESGRGLDSGMVKCWTSIMSRNC; translated from the coding sequence GTGACGAGCGCTGTTTGCCTCACATCTGTTAAATCGCCGAAGCCCGAGCGGCGATACGTCTCGATTCCGATTGCCACATTGGATCCGTCGAGTTGCTACAAACTCGATCTCTATGAACAGCATGGCTCAGAGGATCAATACCGGCTATTTCGCGGCCGCGATTTTCCGCTGACCGCAGACGACTTGGAGAAGCTTCGCGCACGGGGCGTTAAGCGGTTGTATATCCGTACCGGGGAGCAACAGGCCTATCAGAGTTATTTGCGGGATAATCTGTCGAATTTTATTGAAAACGAGAGTCTTCCCGCCACGCAACGCTTTCAAATCCTCAATCAGGTCACGCAGGATTGTCTGCAAGAGACCTTTGAGCGTGGAGATGTGTCAGAGACCGTTGAGGCGTCTCGCGATATGGGGCGACATACGGTCAATCTGATGAGTCGGGCCGACTTGGTGGCTCACGATGTGTTCTCCATGATCAAACACGATTTCCATACGTTCACGCATTCGGCCAATGTCTGCAGTTACAGCGTTCTGTTGGCCAAAGGCATCGGGATTGTCGCTCCGGAGCAACTAGAAGAAATCGCGACGGGAGCTTTGTTGCACGATGTGGGCAAGATCGGCATCCCTTATGAGCTGCTGACCAAACCGGATGCACTCAGCGACGAAGAGCGCGAACTTATTCAAAGTCACCCCACGGTAGGATTTGCCCGGCTTTGTCGCCGGGAGAAATTGACGTGGGGGCAATTGATGATGGTGTATCAGCACCACGAACGAATGGATGGAAAAGGTTATCCGGTCGGGGTGAAAGGTGATGAGATTCACCCTTGGGGGCAGTTGTGCGCCATCGTAGATGTCTTCGATGCGCTCACCAGCGACCGGCCGTATCATCGGGGGCAACATATCACGGAAGTCCTGGCGTATCTCGAAAGAGAGTCGGGCCGTGGTCTAGATTCGGGGATGGTCAAATGTTGGACGTCAATCATGTCCCGGAATTGCTAA
- a CDS encoding PilZ domain-containing protein, with product MLDVNHVPELLNTIPRQLELPPPLRTFLNKRGPMMPVANDLRRFPRFFYPASALLSSEQTLPALPRAIGRSVVLTKDLSRTGIALLHTDQFYPGEVLKLWLPCGEKQLLVVRCKQTAEACFEAAGFFV from the coding sequence ATGTTGGACGTCAATCATGTCCCGGAATTGCTAAATACAATTCCCAGGCAGCTAGAACTCCCGCCACCATTGCGGACGTTCCTCAATAAACGGGGGCCCATGATGCCGGTCGCAAACGACCTGCGCCGATTCCCTCGGTTTTTTTATCCCGCCTCTGCGCTGTTGAGTAGCGAGCAGACGCTCCCCGCCCTGCCCCGCGCGATTGGCCGCTCTGTGGTGCTGACGAAGGACTTGTCCCGCACCGGTATTGCGCTGTTGCACACCGACCAGTTCTACCCGGGCGAGGTGTTGAAATTGTGGCTGCCTTGCGGTGAAAAGCAATTGCTGGTCGTTCGGTGTAAGCAAACGGCCGAAGCCTGCTTTGAAGCGGCCGGGTTTTTCGTCTAA